In Anticarsia gemmatalis isolate Benzon Research Colony breed Stoneville strain chromosome 4, ilAntGemm2 primary, whole genome shotgun sequence, the DNA window CAATGAAAATTATTGTTCAACTATGGATAAGCTGAAGTTGATTTCGAGGcctgaaaaacattttttgtcatGATATTGCTTATACAAGAGAGAACTTACTTAAGTTTACAATGTCGAATGAAACAGTAATGGACCTTTGTCGCAGCAAGCGTGAATATTATTCCATAAATTTTGCATCATGACCATTTCGCGGTGATTAATTACAATATCtattattcaatataatactAGTAGGTTCTACCTAAAGGACAGTTAACAAGGGGTCTCCTCGCCTATTATATTCGAATGCAACTAGAaccattatttattcagttgTTAATTACTTCACACCTCCAGTATAATAGAATTAAATGTCCCATTCATTTAGCAAACCCTTCATCGCTTACACGTGAAAACTTAAGTAAAGATGACCGATTTAAAGGGAAAAGTACGATGTTTCTTTAATTGTTTGAGAGAAAATTCTTGTGTTAATCTGATACGGCTCATAAATTTTCTACCGAAGCTGGCCGGTTTCCCTTTGTTGAGCTCGAAATTTAATGGTATGTATTGCTACtaaatcttgttttatataatgtttaatacattataatctTTCTTGTAGCTTAGCTTGTAGCTAGTCTGTGCTTTTAACCATATTAGAAAGTCTTTTTTGCTGCACTTTATAGCAGCCATATGTTAGATGTACGAGTAGAATCAATTGATTTAATCTGAAATTAATCGcaaatgttttagttattgtACTTCTTGTGAAGAATTGAGTAGCCAGacaaaaataatgcaaataatTAGTAGCGTTGAGTATTTTTTCGTCTGCAGTATCTTTCTGGATATTACACACGACGCTCCTTCTCTACGTGTACATTCTTGGCACGATAGTGTATCAGATGTACTTCGCCGATGGATTCATTGACGCCATCAACAGTTTCTTCAACATATACGTGTTTATACTCATCTTTAATACCAGTTGGTGGTTGTTgcaaaaaaggtaaaaatatctaatttaattttatctgacACGCAAATCcccataataataaatatttattatcaaagtagacctaaaaaggttttgtttaatGAGTTAGGATGTCCTAGACGCATTTAAGAGTGACTGGTTTGGTTTGGTTGATTTTCATGAAACAAAGGGGAGGACTTTACTTAGCAATGGGAAACTTAGGCAGGCTTAGGGAAAATTTTGGACTTActttttttgacaaatattacTACGTACGAAATTGGTATAAGATTTGTGTGACACAATTAGAACTACAGAGTTAATGTATTTTTTCCTTACAGAAAGGGTATAAATGAAGCTCTCaaattagtaaaacaaaacGATCAGCTTGTGATTGATTCAGGGAAATTTCTAGACCGTTATCAAAAATTATTGAGAagaattcaaattattattatgttgtgcTACGCTTTCCACTTTGTGAatgatattatgatatttataccaTCAAGAACACTCGGAATGGATGATTTTTCTACTGTATCTTGTGTTGGTTAGTTGCAGCATGAGTATTGTACCTACGcacttattatttttcattgatttgTTGTATTGGTGGGATGCATACTGGCTGATTTCTTTGGGGTTCTGTGTTTTCAGGTTTGGAACCTTTGACATCGAGTCCTAATCGTCAAATCTGTATGGTAATACTAGCAGTACAAGAACTAACAGCTATTGTAGCAGTTGGCAGCTACGATGTCATCCTACTCTTCCTCTTTGCGCACACCACGGCTATATTCCTCATACTCAACGAAGATATGAAGAAGTTTCAAGACATCACGAACAAGTTCGACGGATCTATCGAAATGTGTTCAATCGCAGCTGATTACTTGAAAAACTTAGCTATACGTCACTCGCTAGCGTTGCGAACAGTGAAGAAACTGCAAGACATTTACAGTGCTAGTATAGGAGTCGGTTTCGGTTTAGACGCATTGTCATTGTGTTTGTTCTTTGTTTTGCCTCTCGACGTCTGTCTCAACTTCGCTCCACTGATTTACCATtgcctttttgtatttttcttatactGTTTTCAAGGCCAGAGACTTACGACAGCGTCGGAAAAGTTTGAAATGGAGGTGTATTGCTGTGGCTGGGAGAAGCTACGTGTAAAAGAGCAAAAGTATATACTGCTAATGTTGAAAGTGGCGCAAAAGCCTGTTATTTTGTATGCTGCCGGTGTTGTACCTATACGTATTCATACTTTTGCTAACACTATGCAATCTATTTACAAGTTCGTGACAATATTTAGGTTGTAAGGAAGTTGTTGATATGTGTTTACGAAGTTAATAGTTGTATTGCACAGTTTCATTCAAAcctttaatttcataattaaatgGTAACtagtattatgttttatttattaaacattttattccaAAGATTAGTTATAATCTACTTATTTTTCAGCAGATGGATAGGCAAAAGGTGTATCAGTTAAAATTCTAaacgtaagtatttttataaattggttCTGTAAGAAGGTTTAATTAACGTGAAcgcatttgtaatataattattattagtatcacGCAGTTTATGTAGTGTTGAAATGTTTCATGGTAGGCAGGCCGATGAACCACGGGCCGGTACCGCGCTGACCGGAACGAACATTTCCGGGAAAATTGCACCGAACAATTTTTCATTAGTAAGTAGTGAAACTAATACACTTTTACCTTTTTTTACTCATGAGTTATATTGTTTTTAGGATTTAGTGGAATAAGCAGGCATTACTGGTTGTACGCCAGTCATTTGCCATACTTATCATACGTCTAGAGCTTTACAGTAGGTAGAAAATGCTGTAAATTATAGTGATGCCTGGTAGTATGTATTGTGTTTTTGTcgttttaaatgagttttagCAATAGAACAATAAAAGTGCATATACCAACGTGATAACAAGATTTATTATACGGCATTGCTTTAAAACCAAATATAAACTGACTTACTAACCGCAAATCAAATTcgttaaatttcttaaaaagataaaatgtatattttaacctacatacataaaagtaACGTACAAATAATGAACGGTTTAATTTACCAGTCGTTTTGATGAATATGTATTAGTATGTAATTAAAACCAGTAGCTTTCCAAGTAATCTATGTTTTTAGcgtcacataaaaaataattctctGTTCTGTTGGTGCGTCTGTGTCATTGcataaaaacaattgttttgatttatttctaagATAAGTTCAACACAGAATGCGTTGCGTAAAGTAAAGCAAGTGTGAGTTTTATGCAGATTTAATTCATAATAGCAACTGTTTTAATACGTCAAAACTCGCAGAGTTTTTAGCCAGTGCccctattatttaattttaaaatacattatatttagaCGTTCAAGTTTCTTAATGgcggtaacgactgtcaaaaatctttgaaaacagCCGAGATCCGCAACTAAaggtgccttccaaaacacagaggaacttaaaattcattaaagggttagcaaagtaaatatttgttcaatacTACGATGATCGCGCTGGTAGAGTCTTTTCAAGCTCAAGACATTGAGATGCTTCAGGAAACTTCTTGATTTTGGCTTCAATACGATATTTTGATGGCAGAGGAAAAAAAGCGGAactaacaaacaacaaacattgattcaataaatattaatgaagttaaaagtaaaagaaGAGGGAATTTTTAGTCGTCAGATTACTGAGACGTAAGCAAATGTATGATGGTTTTTATAGCTAGTTCTAATgacatataattttctttttatataatttacaccTTTAGCcatgtaattaaattttcactCGTATTTCTTTTAGTTTCATTGTAAGATCAAGTATCAGTGACATATTTGTAGTCTACAGTTTTCAGAATGGATTTCATTAAAAGTATCAAGAACtatattttgtcaattaagCGGAAACTAGAAACGAATAGTCTTGATAGTTTACTGTGGCTGGTTAATGTAGTTCCCAATATTGCAGGGTTTTCTATTAAGGGAGATACGATTTCAGGTCagtgagtttatttattttttcaggaaGCTAAAAGAATAAAAGGTTAAACAACTGATATTTTTGTCACATTTCGATTCGGACaaatcgctccttcaatgcaaaagggccacaactcaaaaaaaaatgaaaatcgttttattgcagaaatgacacctgaaccgactatattttatagtaaaaaaaaaacccccatcatttttacttattttatggctgcactgacttactgccctttttgcattagctcactttgacaggtaatgtcattgcaaaacagccactttgtgagttgcgcccggagattcaacgcaaatgcttgTCAGTTTcttgaaaaagtgccacaatccaaaatacgtctgtgttgggtgcaataTTTCAAGTTCATGtgattatatttcacaatacaaaactgccatattttggaaaacgtcctttttgcattctaattacttatagtatttgttaccatattttgtaatacaataatgccatatttctgaaaacgaccgttttgcattcaaacactagtatttgttattatattttttaatataacagtagcatattttgaaatacgtcctttttgcaataaattattgtggaataaataattatttttagcatgctacaatgggaaggccataaatatgaccgtttggcatgataataattttagttttcgttaaaattttcgaaataaaatttaacattttgatgcagggattcaaatcgcccttttagcggcaagatccgactagtccttttcaaatgcgtctaggtcatcccgccatctccgtttagatctcccgcgtctgcgatgactatcctctggcatccagttggtagatatgcgggcccacctttccggatgcatgcggataatgtggcgggcccagttccatttcaacctggcggtcttcttccctaaatcggctatgcgagtttgggagcgcagtatagaattttggacgtgatccgttcttcttacatctgatatactacgctccatttctcTCTGGTAAACCTTCGGTTtttacttttggttttccgtaagggaccatgtttgggcaccgtaggttaggacgggacagtggaaggttacctttcattagctctttcatggaccaggagctcttccaggcacttgtgacacgtttgtccaactctttgtcccgtcggttgttaaaagaggttatctggctcaagtaagtgtattcgtcgacatagtgtatgacgtgtcagcctacctcgaccctacgttttgtgttgt includes these proteins:
- the LOC142987854 gene encoding uncharacterized protein LOC142987854; its protein translation is MTDLKGKVRCFFNCLRENSCVNLIRLINFLPKLAGFPLLSSKFNVSFWILHTTLLLYVYILGTIVYQMYFADGFIDAINSFFNIYVFILIFNTSWWLLQKRKGINEALKLVKQNDQLVIDSGKFLDRYQKLLRRIQIIIMLCYAFHFVNDIMIFIPSRTLGMDDFSTVSCVGLEPLTSSPNRQICMVILAVQELTAIVAVGSYDVILLFLFAHTTAIFLILNEDMKKFQDITNKFDGSIEMCSIAADYLKNLAIRHSLALRTVKKLQDIYSASIGVGFGLDALSLCLFFVLPLDVCLNFAPLIYHCLFVFFLYCFQGQRLTTASEKFEMEVYCCGWEKLRVKEQKYILLMLKVAQKPVILYAAGVVPIRIHTFANTMQSIYKFVTIFRL